From the genome of Antennarius striatus isolate MH-2024 chromosome 19, ASM4005453v1, whole genome shotgun sequence, one region includes:
- the LOC137613481 gene encoding signal recognition particle 9 kDa protein-like, with amino-acid sequence MPYYHVWEEFSRAAEKLYLTDPMKVRVVLKYRHCDGNLCIKVTDNSVCLQYKTDQAQDVKKIEKLHGKLMRLMVSKETHSGAMETD; translated from the exons ATGCCGTATTATCATGTTTGGGAAGAGTTTTCCCGTGCAGCAGAAAAACTGTATCTGACTGATCCCATGAAG GTTAGAGTGGTACTAAAGTACAGACATTGTGACGGCAACCTTTGTATCAAAGTGACCGACAATTCTGTG TGCTTACAGTACAAAACAGACCAGGCTCAGGACGTGAAGAAGATTGAGAAGCTCCATGGAAAACTGATGAGACTCATGGTGTCCAAGGAGACACACAGTGGTGCCATGGAGACGGACTAA
- the LOC137613614 gene encoding signal recognition particle 9 kDa protein-like, giving the protein MTCYEVWEEFARAAEKLYLADPMKVRLVIKYRHCNGKLCIKMTDNDVCLQYKTDQAQDVKKMDKLHGKFMRLMVSKETHSGSMEMN; this is encoded by the exons ATGACTTGTTATGAAGTTTGGGAGGAGTTTGCCCGTGCAGCGGAAAAATTGTATCTGGCAGATCCCATGaag gttagattggtgataaAGTACAGACACTGTAACGGCAAACTTTGTATCAAAATGACCGACAATGATGTG TGCTTACAGTACAAAACAGACCAGGCTCAGGACGTGAAGAAGATGGACAAGCTCCATGGAAAGTTTATGAGACTCATGGTGTCCAAGGAGACGCACAGTGGTTCCATGGAGATGAACTAA
- the ephx1 gene encoding epoxide hydrolase 1 has product MFTEVLVAVVIGGLILFLVQRSRSQVLKTEDGWWGVDAPPDGEEDGAIRPFKVTTSDEELEDLYRRIDQTRPVPSLEDSQFNYGFNSNYLKEVVTYWRNDFDWRRQVNKLNQYPHFKTNIEGIDIHYLHVKPKKVPDGTTAIPLIMVHGWPGSFYEFYGLIPLLTEPSNPDDLVFEVVCPSIPGYGFSEAPHKKGFDSVCAARIFHKLMRRLGFQQFYAHGGDWGWLITTNMAQLEPKTVKGLHVNFAPPSKPGLPVLLSVMLGRRFPKLFGFSDMDIQRLFPPLEKLGVEMIKETGYMHIQATKPDTVGRGLNDSPVGLAAYILEKFSTWTDQNFRNLEDGGLTRKFSLDDLLTNVMIYWTSGCIVPSMRFYKENLSRGLYPPHTKMQVYVPTGFACFPNELMHTPKLWVKQKYRKLLTFSAMARGGHFAAMEEPQLMAEDIQNFTKIVEKKKKK; this is encoded by the exons ATGTTCACGGAAGTACTGGTTGCCGTGGTGATTGGAGGACTGATTTTATTCCTGGTTCAGAGGAGCAGAAGCCAGGTTCTAAAGACCGAAGATGGATGGTGGGGGGTTGATGCACCCCCAGATGGCGAAGAGGACGGTGCCATTCGTCCTTTTAAAGTCACCACTAGtgatgaggagctggag GACCTCTACAGAAGGATAGACCAGACCCGTCCTGTTCCTTCATTGGAGGACAGTCAGTTTAATTATGGCTTCAATTCCAACTACCTAAAGGAGGTGGTCACGTACTGGAGAAACGACTTTGACTGGAGGAGACAAGTAAACAAACTCAACCAGTACCCCCACTTCAAAACCAACATCGAAG GCATCGATATCCACTACCTGCACGTGAAGCCCAAGAAGGTTCCAGATGGAACCACCGCCATTCCTCTGATAATGGTCCACGGCTGGCCTGGCTCCTTCTACGAGTTCTACGGGTTGATCCCTCTGCTTACAGAACCATCAAACCCAGATGACCTGGTGTTTGAGGTGGTGTGTCCCTCCATTCCAGGCTACGGCTTTTCTGAAGCTCCACACAAGAAAG GTTTTGATTCAGTTTGTGCAGCACGCATCTTCCACAAACTCATGAGACGTCTGGGCTTCCAGCAGTTCTACGCTCATGGAGGGGACTGGGGCTGGCTGATCACCACCAATATGGCTCAGCTGGAGCCCAA GACAGTCAAAGGCCTCCACGTGAACTTTGCCCCACCCTCCAAGCCTGGGCTGCCTGTGCTTTTGTCCGTTATGCTTGGCCGCCGCTTCCCGAAGCTGTTCGGTTTCTCCGACATGGATATTCAACGTCTCTTTCCTCCATTGGAGAAACTGGGGGTGGAGATGATTAAAGAGACCGGCTACATGCATATCCAGGCCACCAAGCCTGACACTGTGG GTCGAGGACTGAATGATTCCCCTGTGGGTCTGGCTGCCTACATCCTGGAAAAGTTCTCCACCTGGACAGATCAGAACTTCAGGAACCTGGAGGATGGAGGACTCACCAG GAAGTTCTCCCTGGATGATCTTCTGACAAATGTGATGATCTACTGGACTTCTGGCTGCATCGTCCCCTCCATGAGGTTCTACAAGGAGAACCTCAGCAGAGGCCTCTACCCGCCTCACACCAA GATGCAGGTGTACGTCCCCACCGGGTTTGCTTGCTTCCCCAATGAGTTGATGCACACCCCCAAACTATGGGTGAAACAGAAATACCGGAAACTCCTGACCTTCTCGGCCATGGCTAGAGGCGGGCATTTTGCTGCCATGGAGGAGCCCCAGCTGATGGCGGAAGACATCCAGAACTTCACAAAGATagtagagaagaagaagaagaaataa
- the LOC137613658 gene encoding transcription factor 24-like, with amino-acid sequence MAVNPLEGLMSVAANHQLVSSSTSELQRQQPCAAGSPASLHGIRQSSQNSSSSREPSKWVCGSRSNPGFSFGSAVQSRTLRGQHSPENAARERSRVRNLRQAFHSLQAALPSVPPDTKLSKLDVLVLATNYIAYLTETLDQGGTLAEHTLSSRAGGYLHPVKKWPMRSLLYCGSVGELLSGVPANQMPPFGKDGTHSLNPNSEAGKEC; translated from the exons ATGGCGGTGAATCCTCTGGAAGGTCTCATGTCAGTTGCAGCCAACCACCAGCTGGTCTCCAGTTCCACCAGTGAGCTGCAGAGGCAGCAGCCCTGTGCAGCGGGAAGCCCAGCATCCCTGCATGGAATCAGGCAGAGCTCacagaacagcagcagcagccgcgaGCCGAGCAAGTGG GTGTGTGGGTCCAGGTCAAACCCTGGTTTTAGTTTTGGGTCTGCAGTTCAGTCCAGGACGCTGAGGGGTCAACACTCCCCGGAGAATGCAGCGCGAGAAAGGAGTCGAGTCCGAAACCTGCGACAGGCCTTCCACAGCCTGCAG GCTGCGCTGCCTTCAGTCCCACCAGACACCAAGTTGTCCAAACTAGACGTGCTGGTCTTGGCTACCAACTACATAGCTTACCTAACCGAGACCCTGGACCAAGGAGGGACGCTGGCTGAGCACACCCTGTCATCCCGAGCGGGTGGTTACCTTCATCCTGTTAAG AAGTGGCCCATGCGGTCCCTTCTTTACTGCGGCAGTGTGGGAGAGCTGTTGTCAGGAGtcccagccaatcagatgccTCCATTTGGAAAGGATGGGACACATTCTCTGAACCCGAACTCAGAAGCAGGAAAAGAGTGTTAA